One genomic window of Hymenobacter radiodurans includes the following:
- a CDS encoding calcineurin-like phosphoesterase C-terminal domain-containing protein has protein sequence MAQQRRTFLKAVGLAGLGATLDISTGLARSKAPARTSKGVSVTTLSGKVHAGGQGLAGVAVTDGTTVTLTDAKGQYELDSSAATEFVYISVPRGYEFPQEQGVARFYRRKEPVRGRFKADFELRKLSQDDTQHNFMVWADPQMISKADAAEFKATAVPDAQKLISSYPAGALFHGIGCGDLVWDHFELFEDYQQGVAATGIPFFQVIGNHDMDLTARTDEGSATTFRQLFGPTYYSFNRGEIHYVVLDDVFFIGAVKKYIGYLTEQQLAWLEQDLSYVKPGTTVVVSVHIPPYTRQHLRNKEKEESMGGTVANRRELYRLLKPFKAHIMSGHTHFNETLVTEENVVEHVHGTICGAWWTGPICTDGTPAGYGVYEARGSELRWYYKSIGQERTHQFRLYPKGSLPERPDALVVNVWNWDPAWKVTWLEDGVRRGEMEQYTGLDPLSVQLHAGPALPAKHKWVDPTLTEHLFVANIAASAREIRVEVTDRFGQVYSETLSA, from the coding sequence ATGGCACAACAACGCCGGACGTTTCTCAAAGCCGTGGGCCTGGCTGGGCTGGGTGCCACCCTGGACATAAGCACGGGCTTGGCCCGCTCGAAAGCGCCCGCCCGCACGAGCAAAGGGGTAAGCGTCACCACGCTTAGCGGCAAGGTGCACGCCGGCGGCCAAGGCTTGGCGGGCGTCGCCGTCACGGATGGCACCACCGTCACGCTCACCGACGCCAAAGGGCAGTATGAGCTGGACAGCAGCGCCGCCACCGAGTTTGTGTACATCTCCGTGCCGCGCGGCTACGAGTTTCCGCAGGAGCAGGGCGTGGCCCGCTTCTACCGCCGCAAAGAGCCCGTCCGCGGCCGCTTTAAGGCTGACTTCGAGCTGCGCAAGCTCAGCCAGGATGACACCCAGCACAACTTTATGGTGTGGGCCGATCCGCAGATGATATCCAAGGCCGATGCTGCTGAGTTCAAAGCCACGGCCGTGCCCGACGCCCAGAAGCTCATTTCCAGCTACCCCGCCGGCGCCCTCTTCCACGGCATCGGCTGCGGCGACCTGGTCTGGGACCACTTCGAGCTGTTCGAGGACTACCAGCAGGGCGTAGCTGCTACGGGCATCCCGTTTTTTCAGGTTATCGGCAACCACGACATGGACCTCACGGCCCGCACCGACGAAGGCTCGGCCACTACTTTTCGCCAACTGTTCGGGCCCACGTATTACTCCTTCAACCGGGGCGAGATTCACTACGTGGTGCTGGATGACGTGTTTTTCATCGGCGCCGTCAAGAAGTACATCGGCTACCTCACCGAGCAGCAGCTGGCCTGGCTGGAGCAGGACTTAAGCTACGTCAAGCCCGGCACAACCGTGGTGGTGAGTGTACACATTCCGCCCTATACCCGCCAGCACCTGCGCAACAAGGAAAAGGAGGAGTCTATGGGCGGCACGGTGGCCAACCGCCGCGAGCTGTACCGCTTGCTCAAGCCCTTCAAGGCCCACATTATGTCGGGCCACACCCACTTCAACGAAACCCTCGTGACCGAGGAAAACGTGGTGGAGCACGTGCACGGCACCATCTGCGGGGCCTGGTGGACGGGCCCCATCTGCACCGACGGCACGCCCGCCGGCTACGGCGTGTACGAGGCGCGGGGCAGTGAGCTCCGGTGGTACTACAAATCCATCGGGCAGGAGCGCACCCACCAGTTTCGCCTGTACCCGAAAGGCAGCCTGCCCGAGCGCCCCGACGCCCTGGTCGTGAACGTCTGGAACTGGGACCCCGCCTGGAAAGTGACCTGGCTGGAAGACGGCGTACGCCGGGGCGAGATGGAGCAGTACACCGGCCTCGATCCGCTGTCGGTGCAGCTGCACGCCGGCCCGGCGCTGCCCGCCAAGCACAAGTGGGTGGACCCCACCCTCACCGAGCATCTGTTTGTCGCCAACATCGCGGCGTCGGCACGGGAGATTCGGGTGGAAGTCACTGACCGGTTTGGGCAGGTATATTCGGAAACGCTGTCGGCGTAA
- a CDS encoding glycerophosphodiester phosphodiesterase family protein has product MRRPILALLATTFTMLSAAAQRPPLDWQGHRGCRGLMPENTIPAMRKALDLGVTTLEMDIAISQDRQVLLSHDPYLNADFVRTPDGQPISKAQEKSLRLYAMPYADIRRYDVGSQGNPKFARQQKLRTYKPLLAEVIDSAEAYAKQQGRPAPRYNIETKMTPAGDGTLHPAPAEFVQLLLAVVQAKGIAERTTIQSFDPRALEQVHQRSPPIQTALLVDNLLGVDKNLQRLSFRPTIYSPAYRLVSAELVAACHAQQIQVIPWTVNAAAAIEQLIQQQVDGIITDYPDLRPAR; this is encoded by the coding sequence ATGCGACGACCTATCCTGGCCTTGCTGGCTACTACGTTTACTATGCTCAGCGCGGCGGCGCAGCGGCCCCCGCTGGACTGGCAGGGCCACCGGGGCTGCCGGGGCCTGATGCCCGAGAATACGATTCCAGCCATGCGCAAGGCCCTGGATCTGGGCGTGACGACCCTGGAAATGGATATCGCCATCAGCCAGGACCGGCAGGTGCTGCTCTCCCACGACCCTTACTTGAACGCCGATTTCGTGCGCACGCCGGACGGGCAGCCCATCAGCAAAGCCCAAGAAAAAAGCCTGCGCCTGTACGCCATGCCCTACGCCGACATCCGGCGCTATGACGTAGGCAGTCAGGGTAACCCCAAGTTTGCGCGCCAGCAGAAGCTGCGCACCTACAAGCCCCTGCTGGCCGAAGTCATCGACTCGGCCGAAGCGTACGCCAAGCAGCAAGGGCGGCCCGCGCCGCGCTACAACATTGAAACGAAAATGACCCCGGCGGGCGACGGCACCCTGCACCCCGCGCCCGCCGAGTTCGTGCAGCTGCTGCTGGCCGTGGTGCAGGCCAAAGGCATTGCGGAGCGGACGACGATTCAGTCCTTCGACCCACGGGCCCTGGAGCAGGTGCACCAACGCTCCCCTCCTATCCAGACCGCCCTGCTCGTGGATAATCTGCTGGGAGTGGACAAGAATCTGCAACGGCTCAGCTTCCGCCCGACCATCTATAGCCCCGCCTACCGGTTGGTGTCCGCTGAGTTGGTGGCGGCCTGCCACGCCCAGCAGATCCAGGTGATTCCCTGGACGGTGAACGCGGCCGCGGCAATCGAGCAACTCATCCAGCAGCAGGTAGATGGCATTATTACGGATTATCCGGATTTGCGCCCGGCGCGGTGA